The following proteins are encoded in a genomic region of Ovis canadensis isolate MfBH-ARS-UI-01 breed Bighorn chromosome 12, ARS-UI_OviCan_v2, whole genome shotgun sequence:
- the C12H1orf53 gene encoding uncharacterized protein C1orf53 homolog, protein MAPWRVRASALGRPRPAAPPPPRDGAAFRRGRGVPLCSAAREDGGGPGPDSQGGQEEAAKRPASQELTAAERRIVELHAAACAAGQLNYVDPATGYMVFTQLAHLQRGQCCGSACRHCPYGQINVKDPSKKKQFNSYFYV, encoded by the exons ATGGCGCCCTGGCGGGTCCGGGCTTCCGCGCTCGGGAGGCCGCGGCCCgccgccccgccgccgccccgtGACGGAGCAGCGTTCCGACGGGGCCGCGGCGTCCCCCTCTGCTCCGCTGCGCGGGAAGACGGCGGTGGCCCCGGGCCCGACTCGCAGGGCGGGCAGGAGGAAGCGGCCAAGCGCCCGGCGAGCCAAGAGTTAACGGCGGCGGAGCGGAGGATCGTGGAGCTACACGCGGCCGCCTGCGCG GCTGGCCAGCTAAACTACGTGGACCCAGCTACCGGCTACATGGTGTTCACCCAGCTGGCCCACTTGCAGAGAGGCCAGTGCTGCGGCTCAGCCTGTAGACAC tgTCCATATGGTCAAATCAATGTTAAAGATCCATCCAAAAAGAAGCAGTtcaattcatatttttatgtgtGA